A section of the Acidobacterium capsulatum ATCC 51196 genome encodes:
- the thiE gene encoding thiamine phosphate synthase: protein MLSQDPTLRRGELLRLVRCVVDAGVTILQYRNKQDTDTQVLEDARWIRDAAGPEPTLILNDRVHLVEQAAFDGVHVGQHDMTPAEARRILGPDRVLGISTHNPDQVAAVADAAVDYIAIGPVFATASKQNPDPVVGLEGVRTARQRTQKPLVAIGGITPQTALAVMEAGADSVAVISAIFGTGLGAERGPAIAPEQAGKNAKDFLRLFR from the coding sequence GTGCTGTCTCAGGACCCTACGCTGCGCCGCGGCGAACTGCTGCGCCTGGTGCGGTGCGTGGTGGATGCCGGCGTGACCATTCTGCAATACCGCAACAAGCAGGACACCGACACGCAGGTGCTCGAAGATGCCCGCTGGATTCGCGATGCGGCCGGGCCCGAGCCCACGCTGATTCTGAATGATCGCGTGCATCTGGTGGAACAGGCGGCGTTTGACGGTGTGCATGTGGGCCAGCACGACATGACGCCGGCCGAGGCGCGGCGCATCCTGGGGCCGGACCGGGTGCTCGGAATTTCCACGCACAATCCTGACCAGGTCGCCGCCGTGGCCGATGCCGCTGTGGACTACATTGCCATTGGCCCGGTCTTTGCGACAGCCAGCAAGCAGAATCCCGATCCGGTGGTGGGCCTCGAAGGCGTGCGCACCGCGCGGCAACGGACTCAGAAGCCGCTCGTAGCGATCGGAGGCATCACGCCGCAAACGGCGCTTGCGGTTATGGAGGCCGGCGCGGATTCCGTTGCGGTGATCTCAGCTATTTTCGGCACTGGCCTTGGCGCGGAGCGCGGACCCGCCATCGCCCCCGAGCAGGCCGGGAAGAATGCGAAAGACTTTCTGAGGCTTTTCCGATAG
- a CDS encoding APC family permease: MTQVTTPSEESFSAPSKQPHLVATLGWFSATAIVVGSMIGSGIFLVPAEISRDTGSPALLIAAWLVTAVMTIIGALSYGELAAMMPDAGGQYVYLREALGPLPGFLFGWTLFLVIQTGTIAAVAVAFGKFLGVFFPSVSSSHWLWHIGHVPAWHVGPMVLGNMDIGVNTANLTGILIILLLTFVNIFGVRLGALIQNVFTTAKTAALLGLVILGVLFGRKAVAMAANFGHNFWAGAGWHTLHPLQIGVGGPVTMVGLLTILAVVQTGSLFSADAWNNVTYTAGEVKNPRRNLPLSLVLGTGVVLGLYILANFVYLFALPLHGDAHGATVAARGIAHAADDRVATAALQQIFSNGGAYLMAGAILISTFGCANGLTMAGPRVYYAMSRDRLFFEGAGKLHPRYKTPVIALLIQGVWTCVLCISGSYSQLLDYIICSELIFYILTIGSLFVLRRKRPDAQRPYKALGYPVLPALYIVMAAWICIVLLRYKPQYTWPGIVIVLLGVPVYAIWSRVAKRSPVTPS; encoded by the coding sequence ATGACCCAAGTGACGACCCCTTCTGAAGAGTCTTTCTCCGCTCCCTCGAAACAGCCGCATCTGGTGGCTACGCTGGGCTGGTTCAGCGCGACGGCGATTGTCGTCGGCTCGATGATCGGCTCCGGAATCTTTCTGGTTCCAGCAGAGATCAGCCGCGACACCGGCTCTCCGGCGCTGCTGATTGCCGCCTGGCTGGTAACGGCCGTGATGACCATCATCGGTGCGCTCAGCTACGGTGAACTCGCGGCCATGATGCCCGACGCAGGCGGCCAGTATGTGTATCTGCGCGAGGCACTCGGGCCGCTGCCCGGCTTTCTCTTTGGCTGGACGCTGTTTCTTGTCATCCAGACCGGCACGATTGCCGCCGTGGCCGTGGCCTTTGGCAAGTTTCTGGGCGTCTTCTTTCCGTCTGTTTCCAGTTCGCACTGGCTGTGGCACATCGGGCACGTTCCGGCATGGCACGTGGGGCCGATGGTGCTGGGCAATATGGACATTGGCGTCAACACGGCCAATCTGACCGGCATCCTGATCATTCTGCTGCTGACATTCGTGAATATCTTCGGGGTGCGGCTGGGCGCGCTGATTCAGAACGTCTTCACCACGGCCAAGACAGCGGCGCTGCTGGGGCTGGTGATTCTGGGCGTGCTGTTTGGGCGCAAGGCCGTGGCGATGGCCGCCAACTTTGGCCATAATTTCTGGGCCGGCGCCGGTTGGCACACGTTGCATCCGCTGCAGATTGGCGTGGGCGGCCCGGTCACAATGGTGGGCCTGCTCACCATTCTGGCCGTGGTGCAGACCGGTTCGCTCTTCTCCGCCGATGCGTGGAATAACGTGACCTATACGGCGGGCGAGGTGAAGAATCCGCGGCGCAATCTGCCGCTCTCGCTGGTGCTGGGCACAGGAGTGGTGCTGGGCCTCTATATTCTGGCCAACTTTGTTTATCTGTTTGCGCTGCCTCTGCATGGCGATGCGCACGGGGCGACGGTGGCGGCGCGCGGCATTGCCCATGCTGCCGATGACCGCGTGGCCACGGCGGCGCTGCAGCAGATCTTTTCAAATGGCGGCGCCTACCTGATGGCCGGGGCCATTCTGATCTCGACCTTCGGCTGCGCCAACGGCCTCACCATGGCCGGACCGCGCGTCTACTATGCCATGAGCCGCGACCGGCTGTTTTTTGAGGGAGCCGGAAAGCTGCATCCGCGCTACAAGACGCCGGTGATTGCGCTGCTCATTCAGGGCGTATGGACCTGCGTGCTCTGCATTTCTGGCAGCTACAGCCAGTTGCTGGACTACATCATCTGCTCGGAGCTGATCTTCTACATCCTGACGATTGGCAGCCTTTTTGTGCTGCGGCGCAAACGTCCGGATGCACAACGACCCTATAAAGCGTTAGGCTATCCGGTGCTCCCTGCGCTCTACATCGTCATGGCGGCGTGGATTTGTATCGTATTATTGCGCTACAAGCCTCAGTACACGTGGCCCGGCATCGTGATTGTTCTGCTCGGTGTTCCGGTCTATGCCATCTGGTCGCGAGTCGCGAAGAGATCACCCGTCACGCCATCGTGA
- a CDS encoding amino acid permease codes for MAKLFAVKPLSALKNEAVEEGEHTLKRSLGPVNLITLGIGAIIGAGIFVLTGQAAALHAGPAVALSFIVAGITCAFAGLCYAEFASIIPIAGSAYTYGYATLGELVAWVIGWDLVLEYAFGAATVASGWSGYLVSFLEQIGLTPSPALARWTTTYGNTLYFLHGHWVSQAALPMGTPTAGLLKVHGIFDLIAFLAILAVTTILVIGIKESANLNSLIVFVKLAVVGIFLVLGIGFLMHHPHVASLNWHPFIPKSEGPGKYGFNGIVAGASSVFFAYIGFDAVSTAAQEARNPQRDMPIGILGSLVICTLLYIAVSLVLTGLVSYRSLDVADPVALGIDATGVAWGSLLVKIGAIFGLGTVMLVMLLGQSRVFFSMSRDGLLPKWASAIHPKFRTPWISNIVVGTIVAFLPALLPINKLSELVNMGTLLAFAIVSAGVWVLRVRMPDLERPFKTPLVPLVPILGVLSAVYLMANLPLLTWIVVLVWLVVGLLIYFNYSTKHSKVQRMQQQGAGQE; via the coding sequence ATGGCGAAGCTTTTTGCAGTCAAGCCGCTCTCTGCGCTGAAAAATGAGGCGGTGGAAGAAGGCGAACACACACTCAAACGATCCCTGGGGCCGGTCAACCTTATTACGCTGGGCATCGGCGCGATTATCGGCGCCGGCATCTTTGTGCTGACCGGCCAGGCCGCGGCGCTGCATGCCGGACCGGCCGTGGCGTTGAGCTTCATCGTGGCAGGCATCACGTGTGCGTTTGCAGGGCTTTGCTATGCCGAGTTTGCCTCGATCATTCCCATTGCGGGTTCGGCCTATACCTATGGCTATGCCACTTTGGGCGAGCTGGTCGCCTGGGTCATCGGCTGGGACCTCGTGCTCGAATACGCCTTCGGCGCGGCCACAGTCGCTTCGGGCTGGTCGGGCTATCTCGTCAGTTTTCTGGAGCAGATCGGCCTCACGCCCTCGCCCGCTCTGGCGCGCTGGACGACCACCTACGGCAACACGCTTTATTTTCTGCATGGCCACTGGGTGTCGCAGGCCGCGCTGCCCATGGGCACGCCGACCGCTGGCTTGCTGAAGGTGCACGGCATCTTTGACCTGATCGCGTTTCTGGCCATTCTGGCCGTGACGACCATTCTGGTGATCGGCATCAAGGAATCCGCCAATCTGAACTCGCTGATCGTGTTCGTCAAACTGGCGGTGGTCGGTATCTTTCTGGTGCTGGGCATCGGCTTCCTGATGCACCATCCGCACGTGGCCAGCCTGAACTGGCACCCTTTCATTCCTAAATCGGAAGGCCCGGGCAAATATGGATTCAACGGCATCGTCGCCGGTGCCTCTTCGGTCTTCTTTGCCTATATCGGGTTTGACGCCGTTTCCACGGCGGCGCAGGAGGCGCGGAATCCGCAGCGCGACATGCCAATCGGCATTCTGGGCTCGCTGGTGATCTGCACGCTTTTGTACATCGCCGTCTCGCTGGTGCTGACCGGGCTGGTGAGCTACCGCTCGCTCGATGTGGCCGACCCGGTGGCCCTCGGCATTGACGCTACGGGCGTGGCCTGGGGCAGCCTGCTGGTCAAGATTGGCGCCATCTTTGGCCTGGGCACCGTCATGCTGGTGATGTTGCTGGGGCAATCGCGCGTCTTCTTCTCCATGAGCCGCGATGGGCTGCTGCCCAAGTGGGCCTCGGCCATTCATCCGAAGTTCCGCACGCCATGGATCTCAAATATCGTTGTGGGCACCATCGTGGCCTTTTTGCCCGCGCTGCTGCCCATCAACAAGCTGAGCGAACTGGTGAACATGGGCACGCTGCTGGCCTTTGCCATCGTCTCGGCCGGTGTCTGGGTGCTGCGCGTGCGCATGCCCGATCTGGAACGCCCGTTCAAAACGCCGCTGGTGCCGCTGGTGCCGATTCTTGGCGTGCTGAGCGCGGTTTACCTGATGGCCAACCTGCCACTGCTCACGTGGATTGTCGTGCTGGTGTGGCTGGTCGTGGGCCTGCTGATCTACTTCAACTACTCGACCAAGCACAGCAAGGTGCAGCGCATGCAGCAGCAGGGCGCGGGACAGGAGTAG
- a CDS encoding CDGSH iron-sulfur domain-containing protein yields MSEVKVTIRPNGPLRVEGTIQLADSQGNTWNLEGKPAVSLCRCGASANKPFCDGSHNQAGFQDDTKAPQQ; encoded by the coding sequence ATGTCTGAAGTGAAAGTCACGATTCGTCCCAACGGTCCGCTGCGGGTGGAAGGCACCATTCAACTCGCCGACTCGCAGGGCAACACCTGGAACCTCGAAGGCAAGCCCGCTGTTTCGCTCTGCCGCTGCGGAGCCTCGGCCAACAAGCCCTTCTGCGACGGAAGCCACAACCAGGCTGGCTTCCAGGACGACACCAAAGCGCCCCAGCAGTAA
- a CDS encoding 6-phosphofructokinase — protein MRVGILTGGGDCPGLNAVIHAVVKKGIQHYGDEFVGFVEGWRGVLDNNTVALTLEKVDGILDQGGTILRTSRTNVRKIEGGIEKCVETLKANKLDALIAIGGDDTQSVTNALIQAGVPGVGVPKTIDNDLNGTDACFGFDTAVSIATEAIDRLHTTAEAHNRVIVCEVMGRDAGWIALTAGVAGGAHAVLVPEKQIDLDHVCKLLKYNHDHGKKYGIVVVAEGAKLPDSGAQATHGTKVDSFGHARLSGIGSILADEIEKRTGYETRSVNLGHTQRGGTPTAYDRMLSTRYGLAAIDLVHQGKFGRLVVLRGTKIEDIPLADAIAKNRTLDESFLSILDGLEPKV, from the coding sequence ATGCGCGTCGGAATTTTGACAGGCGGCGGCGATTGCCCCGGACTGAATGCAGTGATTCATGCGGTTGTGAAGAAGGGAATTCAGCACTACGGCGATGAGTTCGTCGGCTTTGTGGAAGGCTGGCGCGGCGTGCTCGACAACAACACCGTGGCGCTGACGCTGGAGAAGGTGGACGGCATTCTCGATCAGGGCGGCACCATTCTGCGCACCTCGCGCACCAACGTGCGCAAGATCGAGGGCGGCATTGAGAAGTGCGTCGAGACCCTCAAGGCCAATAAGCTCGATGCGCTGATCGCGATTGGCGGCGATGATACGCAGTCGGTGACCAACGCGCTGATTCAGGCCGGTGTACCGGGCGTGGGCGTGCCCAAGACGATTGACAACGACTTGAACGGCACCGATGCCTGCTTCGGCTTTGACACTGCTGTGTCGATTGCCACCGAGGCCATCGACCGCCTGCACACCACCGCCGAGGCGCACAACCGCGTCATCGTGTGCGAAGTGATGGGCCGCGATGCGGGCTGGATCGCGCTGACGGCCGGCGTAGCCGGTGGCGCGCATGCCGTGCTGGTGCCCGAAAAGCAGATCGACCTCGATCACGTCTGCAAGCTGCTCAAGTACAACCATGACCACGGCAAGAAGTACGGCATCGTCGTGGTGGCCGAAGGCGCCAAGCTGCCCGACTCGGGCGCGCAGGCGACGCACGGCACCAAGGTGGACTCCTTTGGCCATGCCCGTTTGAGCGGCATCGGCTCTATTCTGGCCGACGAAATCGAGAAGCGCACCGGCTATGAGACTCGCTCGGTGAACCTGGGTCACACGCAGCGCGGCGGCACGCCGACGGCCTATGACCGCATGCTCTCGACGCGCTATGGCCTGGCGGCCATCGATCTGGTCCACCAGGGCAAGTTCGGACGCCTGGTGGTGCTGCGCGGCACGAAGATCGAGGATATTCCGTTGGCCGACGCGATTGCCAAGAATCGCACTCTCGATGAGAGCTTCCTCTCGATTCTGGATGGTCTGGAACCGAAGGTTTAG
- a CDS encoding helix-turn-helix domain-containing protein produces the protein MKSSAGRSPEFREVMDIRQASDYLGISPDTLYKYASEAFVPAFKLGNRWRFKKSRLDEWMDRQSGIPVEVEVAAVKPRQKKPVRSTGRTEPRTRIARS, from the coding sequence ATGAAGAGTTCGGCAGGCCGCAGTCCGGAGTTTCGCGAAGTGATGGATATCCGCCAGGCGTCGGATTATCTCGGTATCAGTCCCGATACGTTGTACAAGTACGCCTCTGAGGCGTTTGTGCCAGCCTTCAAGCTGGGCAATCGCTGGCGCTTCAAGAAGTCACGTCTGGACGAATGGATGGATCGCCAGTCCGGCATTCCGGTGGAAGTGGAAGTTGCCGCCGTGAAGCCGCGCCAGAAGAAGCCGGTGCGCTCCACGGGACGCACGGAGCCGCGGACCCGCATCGCACGCTCCTGA
- a CDS encoding acetyltransferase, producing the protein MTTDLTQPSVDPHLQASYSVSNRARRAVWNLFYALFFRTSPRPFHGWRSMILRLFGAKLAPNCHFYPKCRIWAPWNLVCEEAVGVGDDAELYNPSLLTIGSHAVVSQGAYVCGATHLYNEPSFRLVSYPMRIGAYSWVCAKAIVSPGVNVGDGAILAMASLATKDLEPFGVYAGMPARKVKDRDRAAVPALLKK; encoded by the coding sequence TTGACGACTGATCTGACTCAGCCGAGTGTTGATCCTCACCTGCAGGCCTCCTACTCTGTTTCCAACCGCGCACGCCGCGCTGTTTGGAATTTGTTTTACGCGTTATTCTTCCGCACTTCTCCGCGCCCGTTTCATGGGTGGCGCTCGATGATTCTGCGCCTCTTCGGCGCAAAGCTCGCACCGAATTGCCACTTCTATCCCAAGTGCCGCATCTGGGCGCCGTGGAATCTTGTCTGCGAAGAGGCCGTGGGGGTGGGCGATGACGCCGAGCTTTACAATCCCTCACTGCTCACTATCGGCTCGCACGCGGTGGTTTCGCAGGGCGCGTACGTGTGCGGTGCGACTCACCTCTACAACGAGCCGTCGTTCCGGCTGGTCTCCTATCCCATGCGGATCGGCGCTTACTCCTGGGTGTGCGCCAAGGCCATTGTGAGCCCGGGCGTGAATGTGGGCGATGGCGCGATTCTCGCGATGGCCTCCCTTGCGACCAAAGACCTGGAGCCTTTCGGCGTCTATGCGGGCATGCCCGCGCGCAAGGTGAAGGATCGTGACCGCGCGGCGGTTCCGGCGCTGCTAAAAAAGTAG
- a CDS encoding M24 family metallopeptidase, which yields MNYAGRIRKLRRALQKHQLEALWITHLPDVRYLCGFSGSSAVLIVTRRKAALFTDGRYTLQARQEVQGATVHIAAKSTVKEAAAWAAEEAEFAGFDPANTRVAELESYREALPRRQRAKFFRPIPEPLVMNLRLIKDEDEILLMQEAALMGCKLFDLIVPHIRPGMTEIEVAADLEFFARSLGAEGMSFDTIVASGVRSSMPHGRASLAKIPRKGFVTLDFGVILNGYLSDMTRTVHVGRATKEEQFAYDAVLAAQEAGVAAVKPGATMASVDEAARSVLREAGLAEYFTHGTGHGVGLEIHEQPRFAAGQEAKLKPGMVVTIEPGVYLPEKFGIRIEDMVVVTETGAAVLTPATKAWMEL from the coding sequence ATGAACTATGCAGGCCGGATTCGTAAGCTGCGGCGCGCGCTGCAGAAGCACCAACTGGAAGCTCTCTGGATCACCCACTTGCCCGACGTGCGCTACCTGTGCGGGTTTTCGGGGTCGAGCGCTGTACTGATCGTGACGCGGCGCAAGGCGGCGCTTTTCACCGATGGCCGCTACACGCTGCAGGCCCGTCAGGAAGTGCAGGGCGCGACGGTTCACATCGCCGCCAAGTCCACCGTCAAGGAAGCGGCCGCGTGGGCCGCCGAGGAAGCGGAGTTTGCCGGGTTTGATCCGGCAAATACCCGTGTGGCAGAGCTGGAAAGCTACCGCGAGGCGCTGCCTCGCCGCCAGCGCGCGAAGTTCTTCCGTCCGATCCCCGAGCCGCTGGTGATGAATCTGCGCCTCATCAAGGATGAGGACGAAATCCTGCTGATGCAGGAAGCGGCGCTGATGGGCTGCAAGCTCTTTGACCTGATTGTGCCGCACATTCGTCCGGGCATGACGGAGATTGAAGTCGCCGCGGACCTGGAGTTCTTTGCGCGCAGCCTCGGAGCCGAGGGCATGTCGTTTGACACCATCGTGGCGAGCGGTGTGCGCTCGTCGATGCCGCACGGGCGGGCGTCGCTGGCGAAGATCCCTCGCAAAGGGTTCGTAACGCTGGACTTCGGTGTTATTCTCAATGGTTATCTTTCTGACATGACGCGCACTGTGCACGTGGGCCGTGCGACCAAGGAAGAGCAATTTGCCTATGATGCGGTTCTGGCCGCGCAGGAGGCAGGCGTGGCGGCGGTGAAGCCGGGGGCGACCATGGCCTCGGTGGATGAGGCGGCACGCAGCGTTTTGCGCGAGGCTGGTCTCGCGGAGTACTTTACGCACGGAACCGGGCATGGAGTGGGCCTGGAGATTCATGAGCAGCCCCGCTTTGCAGCAGGGCAGGAAGCAAAGTTGAAGCCGGGAATGGTGGTCACCATTGAACCCGGTGTGTACCTGCCGGAGAAATTCGGCATCCGCATTGAAGACATGGTGGTGGTGACAGAGACGGGAGCTGCGGTGCTCACGCCTGCCACCAAGGCATGGATGGAACTGTAA
- the accB gene encoding acetyl-CoA carboxylase biotin carboxyl carrier protein — protein sequence MNPEELGQLKELIEFLKQNQIGEFSLERGDLKVNLKFGSEQSSASAMDLASLARLMAMQQPLAAPAAQPAAPAVQHVAPQVHASAAAPAAAEDENAGLHIVKSPIVGTFYESPSPGTNAFVKIGDQVDNGQVLCIVEAMKLMNEIESDAAGEVVKRFVQNGQPVEYGQPLFALKAR from the coding sequence ATGAATCCAGAAGAGTTGGGACAGTTAAAGGAACTGATCGAGTTCCTGAAGCAGAATCAGATCGGCGAATTTAGCCTGGAACGTGGAGACCTGAAGGTCAACTTGAAGTTCGGGTCCGAGCAGAGCAGCGCGTCCGCAATGGACCTGGCGAGCCTGGCTCGCCTGATGGCCATGCAGCAGCCTTTGGCGGCTCCCGCGGCGCAGCCTGCGGCACCGGCCGTGCAGCATGTGGCTCCGCAGGTGCATGCCAGCGCGGCGGCTCCCGCCGCGGCAGAGGATGAGAACGCCGGGCTGCACATTGTGAAGTCGCCGATTGTGGGCACGTTCTATGAGTCTCCCTCGCCGGGAACCAATGCTTTTGTGAAGATCGGCGATCAGGTGGACAACGGCCAGGTGCTCTGCATTGTGGAAGCCATGAAGCTGATGAACGAGATCGAGTCAGACGCGGCCGGAGAAGTGGTCAAGCGCTTTGTGCAGAACGGGCAGCCGGTGGAGTATGGCCAGCCCCTTTTCGCTCTGAAGGCACGGTAG
- the accC gene encoding acetyl-CoA carboxylase biotin carboxylase subunit, with the protein MFRKVLIANRGEIALRVINACKEMGIRTVAIYSEADRHSLHVRFADEAICIGPPRSAESYLNVPAVISAAEIADVDAIHPGYGLLSENANFAEVCRASNIKFIGPPPEVTRLMGEKEKARQAMKKAKVPILPGSDGIIASEDEALEWAKSVGYPVILKAKAGGGGRGMRVIRSAAELPALYQAASTEAANAFGNGELYMEKFIERPRHIEFQVLADEHGNVMSLGERECSIQRRHQKLIEEAPSLQVTPKMREEIGKTLKKSLEAVGYQNAGTVEFLMDEDGKLYFIEMNTRIQVEHPVTEMVTGIDLVKAQLRIASGEKLSSIVPEPVVIRGHAIECRINAEHPEKFTPSAGKITAFNVPGGNGVRVDTAQYAEGVVPPYYDSLIAKLITHGKDREEAMNRMQRALEMFVVQGIHTTIPLHQRIFADEEFRKGEFDTKFMERFFEREKERKAVKD; encoded by the coding sequence ATGTTTCGTAAAGTACTCATCGCCAATCGCGGCGAAATTGCGCTGCGTGTCATCAACGCCTGCAAGGAAATGGGCATTCGCACGGTCGCTATCTATAGCGAGGCGGACCGGCATTCGCTGCACGTGCGCTTTGCCGACGAGGCTATCTGCATCGGTCCTCCGCGCTCGGCTGAGAGCTACCTGAATGTTCCGGCCGTGATCAGCGCGGCCGAGATTGCGGATGTGGATGCGATTCATCCGGGCTATGGCCTGCTGAGCGAGAATGCGAACTTCGCCGAAGTGTGCCGCGCGTCCAACATCAAGTTCATCGGGCCGCCGCCGGAAGTGACGCGGCTGATGGGCGAGAAGGAGAAGGCGCGCCAGGCCATGAAGAAGGCCAAGGTGCCGATTCTGCCTGGCTCCGATGGCATCATTGCCTCAGAAGATGAGGCGCTGGAGTGGGCGAAGTCGGTGGGCTATCCGGTCATTCTGAAGGCCAAGGCTGGCGGCGGCGGGCGAGGCATGCGCGTGATTCGCTCGGCGGCCGAGCTGCCGGCGCTCTACCAGGCGGCGAGCACCGAGGCGGCCAATGCCTTTGGCAACGGCGAGCTCTACATGGAGAAGTTCATCGAGCGCCCGCGCCACATCGAGTTTCAGGTGCTGGCCGATGAACACGGCAACGTCATGTCACTGGGCGAGCGCGAGTGCTCGATTCAGCGCCGGCATCAGAAGCTGATTGAGGAAGCGCCTTCGCTGCAGGTGACGCCGAAGATGCGCGAAGAGATCGGCAAGACGCTCAAGAAATCGCTCGAAGCGGTCGGCTACCAGAATGCGGGCACCGTCGAGTTTCTGATGGACGAGGACGGCAAGCTCTACTTCATCGAGATGAACACGCGCATCCAGGTGGAGCATCCGGTGACGGAGATGGTCACGGGCATTGACCTGGTGAAGGCGCAGTTGCGCATTGCGTCCGGCGAAAAGCTGTCGAGCATTGTGCCGGAGCCGGTGGTGATTCGCGGCCATGCCATTGAGTGCCGCATCAATGCCGAGCACCCGGAGAAGTTCACACCCTCGGCGGGCAAGATTACCGCGTTCAACGTGCCCGGCGGCAATGGCGTGCGCGTGGACACGGCCCAGTATGCCGAAGGCGTGGTGCCACCGTATTATGACTCGCTGATTGCCAAGCTCATCACGCATGGCAAGGACCGCGAAGAGGCGATGAATCGGATGCAGCGTGCGCTGGAGATGTTTGTGGTGCAGGGCATTCATACGACGATTCCGCTGCATCAGCGCATCTTTGCCGATGAGGAGTTCCGCAAGGGCGAGTTTGATACCAAGTTCATGGAGCGCTTCTTTGAGCGTGAAAAAGAGCGTAAGGCCGTGAAGGATTAG
- a CDS encoding DinB family protein: MSLAAGFLPEFDHEFANTRRMLELVPNDHLSWKPHEKSMELVRLAWHISDFPDWCRDTMKLPGMSVSVEDGMKYMDVWKDKKREDILARFDKDLPEAREALAATSDEDMARNWKMDWMGQTIVDMPRIAVYRGMVMNHMIHHRAQLGVYLRLLNVPIPGFYGPSADEA; the protein is encoded by the coding sequence ATGAGCCTTGCTGCCGGTTTTTTGCCTGAGTTTGACCACGAATTTGCCAACACGCGCCGGATGCTGGAGCTGGTGCCCAATGATCACCTGAGCTGGAAGCCGCATGAGAAGTCGATGGAGCTGGTGCGGCTGGCGTGGCATATTTCCGACTTTCCGGACTGGTGCCGGGACACGATGAAGCTGCCGGGCATGTCCGTCTCAGTGGAGGACGGCATGAAGTACATGGACGTGTGGAAGGACAAGAAGCGGGAGGACATTCTGGCGCGTTTTGACAAAGACCTGCCCGAGGCGCGGGAGGCGCTGGCCGCGACGAGCGATGAGGACATGGCCAGGAACTGGAAGATGGACTGGATGGGGCAGACGATTGTGGACATGCCGCGCATTGCCGTGTACCGCGGCATGGTGATGAACCACATGATTCATCACCGGGCGCAGTTGGGCGTGTATCTGCGTTTGCTGAATGTTCCGATTCCGGGATTCTATGGGCCTTCGGCGGATGAAGCGTAG